A genomic stretch from Helianthus annuus cultivar XRQ/B chromosome 1, HanXRQr2.0-SUNRISE, whole genome shotgun sequence includes:
- the LOC110906626 gene encoding uncharacterized protein LOC110906626, which produces MATFSGLEIGLGFVCGCVLLGCAAEVYYLLWWKNRRIDIETENKKSSLSSCSSNYTPTHLSCWKIPNSSKPTKTHENYQDLEMGIVQDQVFNDSEEESLDLELMRLHNLHGPPRFLTTINEETKEDLESERSRKGSRTRSLSDLLVQFDTPQASPPIKGSQFQDFESFQFNGLNINPLFESDVRSLKSSPPPTFKFLRDAEEKLLRRLKELEGAKVEMTQQNHQTVSKVIPLASSPSK; this is translated from the coding sequence ATGGCAACTTTTAGTGGTTTAGAAATTGGTTTGGGGTTTGTATGTGGGTGTGTTCTTTTGGGTTGTGCTGCAGAGGTTTATTATCTTTTATGGTGGAAGAACAGAAGAATTGATATTGAAACTGAAAACAAAAAGTCATCTTTATCTTCTTGTTCTTCCAATTATACCCCTACTCATCTTTCTTGTTGGAAAATACCAAATTCTTCAAAACCCACAAAAACCCATGAAAATTATCAAGATTTAGAGATGGGTATTGTGCAAGATCAGGTTTTTAATGATTCTGAAGAAGAAAGTTTGGATCTTGAACTCATGAGGTTGCATAATCTCCATGGCCCACCAAGGTTCTTGACCACTATTAATGAAGAAACAAAAGAGGATTTGGAGTCAGAAAGGAGTAGAAAAGGttcaagaacaagaagtttgagtGATCTTCTTGTGCAGTTTGATACCCCTCAAGCTTCACCACCAATAAAGGGGTCACAATTTCAAGATTTTGAAAGTTTTCAGTTTAATGGATTGAACATAAATCCTTTGTTTGAAAGTGATGTAAGAAGTTTGAAATCTTCACCACCTCCAACATTTAAGTTCTTGAGAGATGCAGAGGAGaagcttttgaggagattgaaggAATTAGAGGGTGCAAAAGTTGAGATGACTCAACAAAATCATCAAACTGTTTCAAAGGTGATTCCATTGGCTTCTTCACCATCAAAATAG